Proteins from one Leptospira johnsonii genomic window:
- the purB gene encoding adenylosuccinate lyase yields the protein MIDRYSNPEISKIWELENKFDIWKEIEILATEARMKKGEVPKEDFEEIRSKARFNVDEILEIESKVHHDVIAFLTNMNSYIGPAGRHVHYGLTSSDIGDTALCVQMVQAMDLILRKTDQLIEAIKEKAIQYRDLPCIGRSHGIHAEPMTLGLKFALFYEEMKRNRVRMALAKEEVAVGKLSGAVGTYSNIEPDIEEYVCEKLGLKPDPIATQVVSRDRHAAYMSALGVTAASLDRFATEVRLLQKTEGREVEEPFSPGQKGSSAMPHKRNPVICERISGISRVIRSNVSTALQNVALWHERDISHSSAERIVVPDSTIALEYILDKMLFVVKNLHVYPDAIARTLETTRGLIFSQKVLLHLIEKGGITREDAYTIVQGHAMAVWADISQNLKTRLAEDPKVQKVLKPGDLDSIFQISPYLDKVGLIYKRLGLE from the coding sequence ATGATTGATCGGTACTCAAATCCGGAGATTTCTAAAATTTGGGAATTGGAGAACAAATTCGATATTTGGAAAGAGATCGAAATATTGGCCACCGAAGCCCGGATGAAAAAAGGAGAGGTCCCTAAAGAAGACTTCGAAGAGATCCGTTCCAAGGCAAGATTCAACGTGGACGAAATTTTGGAAATCGAATCCAAAGTTCATCATGACGTAATCGCATTCTTAACTAATATGAATTCGTATATCGGGCCTGCAGGTAGGCACGTGCATTATGGCCTAACTTCTTCCGATATTGGCGACACTGCACTTTGTGTGCAGATGGTCCAAGCAATGGATCTGATCCTAAGAAAGACAGACCAGCTGATAGAAGCGATCAAGGAGAAGGCAATCCAGTATAGAGACCTTCCTTGTATCGGAAGATCTCACGGAATACATGCGGAACCAATGACATTGGGCTTAAAGTTCGCATTATTTTACGAAGAAATGAAAAGAAACAGGGTACGCATGGCCCTGGCAAAAGAAGAAGTAGCTGTAGGAAAATTGTCAGGTGCAGTCGGAACATATTCCAATATAGAACCTGATATCGAAGAATACGTCTGCGAAAAATTAGGGCTCAAACCTGATCCGATCGCGACTCAAGTAGTTTCTAGGGATAGACATGCGGCTTATATGTCCGCGTTAGGCGTAACTGCAGCGAGCTTGGATCGTTTTGCAACTGAAGTTCGTCTTCTTCAAAAAACGGAAGGTAGAGAAGTAGAGGAACCTTTTTCTCCTGGGCAAAAGGGATCTTCTGCGATGCCTCATAAAAGAAATCCTGTGATCTGTGAAAGGATTTCCGGTATTTCTAGAGTGATCCGTTCCAATGTTTCTACCGCTTTACAAAACGTGGCCTTATGGCATGAAAGAGATATTTCTCATTCTTCTGCAGAAAGGATAGTTGTTCCGGATTCCACGATTGCTCTTGAGTATATCTTGGATAAAATGTTATTCGTAGTAAAAAATCTACATGTATATCCTGATGCGATCGCAAGAACATTGGAAACCACAAGAGGTTTGATTTTCTCTCAAAAGGTACTTCTTCATTTGATAGAAAAGGGCGGGATCACTAGAGAGGATGCATATACAATTGTACAAGGGCACGCGATGGCTGTTTGGGCGGATATTTCCCAAAATCTGAAGACCAGACTTGCGGAAGATCCTAAGGTACAAAAGGTCCTGAAGCCCGGAGATCTGGATTCCATCTTCCAAATTTCTCCTTATTTGGATAAGGTGGGACTGATCTACAAAAGACTCGGTTTGGAGTAA
- a CDS encoding SDR family NAD(P)-dependent oxidoreductase, translated as MSSRTQGSSFSKTALITGAGGGIGEAIALRLDKAGYRLILCDIEKEKMKSISSRLSKNPELIACDLTKSEELESLVSIVKSKFPDVEVLVNNAGYAKEGPFLEQNISEIDRHAGINLLAPIRLIRAIVPMMLERGKGSVANIVSIGGIISLADSALYSATKFGLRGFLTAIHEELKGSGVKISGIYPAAVDTPMLMHEAMNGGTVLNWLNAVKSPDDVAKAVLKGIQTGRLEIYVPYSDGLTSRLAAVFPWLVGSLSPILKWFGEKGRRKWLRKKGIDPDRKTQS; from the coding sequence ATGAGTTCGCGGACGCAAGGATCTTCCTTTTCTAAAACCGCTTTGATTACAGGTGCGGGAGGTGGAATCGGAGAAGCGATTGCATTACGTTTAGATAAAGCAGGGTATCGTTTGATACTTTGCGATATTGAGAAAGAAAAGATGAAGTCGATTTCAAGTAGGCTTTCCAAAAATCCTGAATTGATCGCCTGCGATTTGACGAAATCTGAAGAATTGGAATCACTAGTTTCGATAGTTAAATCCAAATTCCCCGATGTAGAGGTTTTGGTAAATAACGCAGGGTATGCTAAAGAAGGCCCCTTTCTAGAACAAAACATTTCGGAAATAGATCGCCATGCTGGCATCAATTTACTCGCTCCGATTAGATTGATACGAGCTATCGTTCCTATGATGTTGGAAAGAGGAAAAGGATCTGTAGCAAATATTGTATCTATAGGTGGGATCATCTCTCTTGCAGATTCTGCGTTGTATTCCGCTACCAAATTCGGTCTAAGAGGTTTTTTAACTGCAATCCACGAAGAGTTAAAAGGAAGTGGTGTCAAAATTTCCGGTATCTATCCTGCAGCAGTGGATACTCCGATGCTTATGCATGAAGCAATGAACGGAGGAACCGTTTTGAATTGGTTGAATGCAGTGAAATCTCCGGATGATGTTGCGAAGGCTGTATTAAAAGGCATCCAAACGGGTAGGCTTGAGATATATGTTCCTTATAGCGACGGACTTACTTCTAGATTGGCTGCTGTGTTTCCTTGGTTAGTCGGTTCACTTTCTCCCATATTAAAATGGTTCGGAGAAAAGGGACGCCGCAAATGGCTTCGCAAAAAAGGGATCGATCCTGATAGGAAGACGCAGAGTTAA